In Endozoicomonas sp. GU-1, one DNA window encodes the following:
- a CDS encoding acyloxyacyl hydrolase, which yields MKQAFSLAVIALMPTVTHADWQPDKITLAFGQFIAPFDDRQADINQYRLALAWNFSDSLWTSESLLLQSYAELALGNWKSTLNPMRNDYRVGADSVKQISLSPVFRFTGNGLLMGKTSPFLDLGVGVSYQSEKDIEQQHYSGINMGRRWQFETRAMVGLTLGENNPFEVSYGWMHYSNANLKDDNEGLDFQTLQLAYRF from the coding sequence ATGAAACAGGCATTTTCTCTTGCTGTTATTGCCCTGATGCCCACGGTCACCCATGCTGACTGGCAGCCCGATAAAATAACGCTGGCTTTTGGTCAGTTTATAGCGCCCTTTGATGATCGACAGGCTGATATCAATCAATATCGCCTGGCCCTTGCCTGGAACTTTTCAGACTCACTGTGGACATCAGAATCACTGCTGTTACAGAGTTATGCAGAACTGGCTCTGGGCAACTGGAAAAGTACGTTAAACCCAATGAGAAACGACTATCGAGTAGGGGCTGACAGTGTCAAACAGATCAGCCTTAGCCCTGTTTTTCGCTTCACAGGCAATGGTCTGTTAATGGGTAAAACCTCACCGTTTCTTGATCTTGGCGTGGGCGTTAGCTATCAGAGCGAGAAAGATATTGAGCAACAGCACTATTCCGGAATCAATATGGGCAGGCGCTGGCAATTTGAAACCCGGGCCATGGTTGGCCTGACACTGGGCGAGAATAATCCATTTGAAGTCAGCTATGGCTGGATGCACTATTCAAATGCCAACCTGAAAGACGACAATGAAGGGCTGGATTTCCAAACCCTTCAGCTGGCCTACCGTTTTTAA
- the gatB gene encoding Asp-tRNA(Asn)/Glu-tRNA(Gln) amidotransferase subunit GatB, with amino-acid sequence MQWETVIGLEIHVQLATKTKIFSGASTAFGAAPNTQACAVDLGLPGILPLVNEEAINMAIKFGLGIDADINKVNVFERKNYFYPDLPKGYQTTQLEKPIVGAGHVDITLADGSTKSIRIHHAHLEEDAGKSLHEDFHGMSGIDLNRAGTPLIEIVTEPDIRNAEEAVAFAKKLHSIVTTLGICDGDMSQGSMRFDVNVSVRPKGQQAFGTRTETKNLNSFKFMEAAILKEVERQIDLIEDGGTVIQETRLYNGDTGEARSMRSKEEANDYRYFPCPDLLPVIIDDSRLNKLKAEMPEMPDAKKARFIADFGLSDYDAEILSADQGTANYFEATVRASDDAKLSANWIMGELSRSLNQNSIAISASPVTADMLGGLIKRIKDNTISGKIAKEVFEVLWQGECSTADAVIEKKGLKQVTDTGAIEAMIDEVLASNAQQVENYRAAEEDKRGKMIGFFVGQCMKASKGKANPGLVNQILKQKLDG; translated from the coding sequence ATGCAATGGGAAACCGTTATCGGACTGGAGATTCACGTCCAGCTCGCCACCAAAACCAAAATATTCTCCGGTGCATCCACCGCTTTTGGTGCCGCACCCAACACCCAGGCCTGCGCGGTAGACCTTGGCCTGCCCGGCATCCTGCCCTTGGTTAACGAAGAAGCCATCAATATGGCCATCAAGTTTGGCCTGGGCATCGATGCCGACATCAACAAGGTGAATGTTTTCGAGCGTAAAAACTACTTCTACCCGGATCTGCCAAAAGGCTACCAGACCACCCAGCTGGAAAAGCCAATAGTGGGCGCTGGTCATGTGGATATCACATTGGCGGATGGCTCCACCAAGAGTATTCGCATCCACCACGCTCACCTGGAGGAAGATGCGGGCAAAAGTCTTCATGAAGACTTTCATGGTATGTCAGGGATTGACCTGAACCGTGCTGGCACTCCCCTGATTGAGATTGTCACAGAACCTGATATCCGCAATGCCGAGGAAGCCGTGGCCTTTGCCAAAAAGCTGCACTCCATTGTCACTACACTGGGCATCTGCGATGGCGATATGTCCCAGGGTTCCATGCGGTTTGATGTTAACGTCTCCGTGCGCCCTAAAGGACAACAAGCGTTCGGTACCCGCACAGAAACCAAAAACCTGAACTCCTTCAAGTTTATGGAAGCTGCCATCCTCAAAGAGGTAGAGCGCCAGATCGACCTGATTGAAGATGGCGGCACCGTTATCCAGGAGACCCGTCTCTATAACGGTGATACCGGCGAAGCCCGCTCCATGCGCAGCAAAGAAGAAGCGAACGATTACCGTTACTTCCCCTGCCCTGACCTGCTGCCGGTTATCATTGACGACAGTCGTCTTAACAAACTGAAGGCTGAAATGCCTGAAATGCCTGATGCCAAAAAAGCACGTTTTATCGCCGATTTTGGCCTGAGCGATTACGATGCCGAAATACTTTCCGCTGACCAGGGGACGGCAAACTACTTTGAAGCCACCGTCCGTGCCAGTGATGATGCCAAACTGTCTGCCAACTGGATTATGGGAGAACTGTCCAGATCCCTGAATCAGAACAGCATTGCCATCAGCGCAAGCCCGGTGACTGCCGATATGCTCGGCGGCCTGATCAAGCGCATCAAAGACAACACCATCTCCGGCAAAATCGCCAAAGAGGTCTTTGAAGTACTCTGGCAGGGTGAGTGCAGCACGGCCGATGCTGTCATCGAGAAAAAAGGCCTCAAGCAGGTGACCGATACCGGTGCCATTGAAGCCATGATCGATGAAGTGCTGGCCAGCAATGCCCAGCAGGTTGAGAATTATCGTGCGGCTGAGGAAGACAAGCGCGGCAAAATGATCGGCTTCTTTGTGGGTCAGTGCATGAAAGCGTCCAAAGGCAAGGCCAACCCCGGCCTGGTTAACCAGATTCTGAAACAGAAACTGGACGGCTAA
- the gatC gene encoding Asp-tRNA(Asn)/Glu-tRNA(Gln) amidotransferase subunit GatC, translating to MAIDASGVKKVAKLARLSIDDDAVEVTAATISSILELVDSMQAVDTQDVEPLAHPLDAIQRLRPDQVTEENQREQLQGCAPAVEEGLFLVPRVIE from the coding sequence ATGGCCATCGACGCCTCTGGAGTCAAAAAGGTTGCAAAACTTGCACGTCTGTCCATTGACGACGATGCAGTGGAAGTAACCGCTGCCACCATCAGCAGCATACTGGAACTGGTCGATAGCATGCAGGCCGTTGATACACAGGACGTGGAACCCCTGGCACACCCTCTGGATGCCATCCAGCGCCTGCGCCCTGACCAGGTCACCGAAGAAAACCAGCGAGAGCAATTACAGGGCTGCGCACCTGCCGTTGAAGAAGGCCTCTTTCTGGTTCCGCGTGTTATTGAGTGA
- a CDS encoding rod shape-determining protein → MLKRLRGLFSSDLSIDLGTANTLVYVREKGIVLNEPSVVAIRNLGTQKSVVAVGADAKRMLGRTPGNITAIRPMKDGVIADFDVCERMLQHFINKVHENSFIQPSPRVLVCVPCKSTKVEKRAIRESVLGAGAREVYLIEEPMAAAIGAGLPVEEASGSMVVDIGGGTTEIAIISLSGVVYSESVRIGGDRFDDAIVTYVRRNYGSLIGDATAERIKQEIAIAYPSDELLEIDVRGRNLAEGIPRSFTLNSGEILEALQESLTAIVQAVKSALEQSPPELASDIAERGLVLTGGGALLRDLDKLISEETGLPVLVAEDPLTCVARGGGRAIEMMDKHRMDLLSTD, encoded by the coding sequence ATGCTGAAAAGGTTACGTGGCCTGTTTTCCAGCGATCTCTCGATTGATCTTGGAACAGCCAACACACTGGTCTATGTCCGCGAAAAGGGCATAGTGTTAAATGAACCCTCTGTGGTTGCTATCCGCAATCTCGGTACTCAGAAAAGCGTAGTGGCTGTTGGTGCCGATGCCAAGCGGATGCTGGGGCGAACCCCCGGCAACATTACCGCTATACGTCCAATGAAGGATGGCGTGATAGCGGACTTTGATGTCTGCGAGCGTATGCTCCAGCACTTTATTAACAAAGTGCATGAGAACAGTTTTATTCAGCCCAGCCCTCGTGTGCTGGTCTGTGTGCCCTGCAAATCAACCAAAGTTGAAAAACGGGCGATCCGTGAATCGGTACTGGGCGCGGGTGCCCGGGAAGTGTATTTGATCGAAGAGCCGATGGCGGCCGCTATTGGTGCCGGACTTCCGGTTGAAGAAGCCAGTGGCTCCATGGTTGTGGATATCGGTGGTGGTACCACGGAGATTGCCATTATCTCCCTTAGCGGTGTCGTCTACTCTGAATCTGTGCGCATTGGTGGTGACCGTTTTGATGACGCGATTGTGACGTATGTCCGCCGCAACTACGGCAGCCTGATTGGTGATGCTACTGCTGAGCGTATCAAGCAGGAAATTGCCATCGCCTATCCAAGTGATGAACTGCTGGAAATTGATGTGCGCGGGCGTAACCTGGCGGAAGGTATTCCCCGGAGCTTTACCCTGAACAGTGGCGAAATTCTGGAAGCGCTGCAGGAATCGCTGACGGCGATTGTTCAGGCCGTGAAAAGTGCCCTGGAACAATCACCGCCGGAACTGGCTTCGGATATTGCCGAGCGTGGCCTGGTGCTGACCGGTGGGGGTGCATTGCTGCGGGATCTGGATAAACTGATCAGTGAAGAAACCGGCCTGCCGGTTCTGGTCGCTGAAGATCCGCTCACCTGTGTGGCCCGTGGCGGCGGCAGGGCGATCGAGATGATGGATAAGCACCGTATGGATCTGTTATCCACCGATTAA
- the mreC gene encoding rod shape-determining protein MreC: MAAQFIFRRWNWYKEQVIKPIFSQRQSLVTRFVLLIILSLAILYFDHSYRALSQVRQWLTVAATPVLFLADLPGRIWGTASQVVMSHNDLLQENARLKARNLILEQKVQKLASLTAQNIRLRELLNSSELVDEQVLVAEVVGVDPDPFRHRVIINKGAIDKVYEGQAILDAHGVMGQVIEVSPVSSRVLMLTDVAARIPVQNHRTKYRAIATGTGRTDRLELQHIPVTEDFQEGDLLTSSGLGGIYPEGYPVGVVTRVIHNSGDAFASIEVKPLAEVNRSRVVLLVFREVSGLIEPINAAQTDVSKTRAEKKPDEVRR, encoded by the coding sequence ATGGCTGCGCAGTTCATATTTAGAAGGTGGAATTGGTATAAGGAGCAGGTTATTAAACCGATTTTCAGTCAACGCCAGTCACTGGTCACGCGCTTTGTTTTGCTGATCATCCTGTCATTGGCGATTTTGTATTTTGATCATAGCTATCGCGCCCTGTCACAGGTTCGCCAGTGGCTGACTGTTGCTGCTACGCCTGTCCTGTTTCTTGCTGATCTGCCCGGGCGTATCTGGGGAACCGCTTCACAGGTGGTGATGTCGCACAACGACTTGCTTCAGGAAAACGCCCGTCTCAAGGCACGAAACCTGATTCTTGAACAGAAGGTTCAGAAGCTTGCTTCATTAACCGCCCAGAATATCCGTCTGCGGGAGTTGCTGAACTCTTCTGAACTGGTGGATGAGCAGGTATTGGTTGCCGAGGTGGTTGGCGTTGACCCTGATCCTTTCCGGCACCGGGTGATCATTAACAAGGGAGCCATTGACAAGGTTTACGAAGGGCAGGCCATTCTCGATGCTCATGGCGTGATGGGGCAGGTCATTGAAGTCAGCCCGGTCAGCAGTCGGGTGTTGATGCTGACCGATGTGGCGGCCCGCATTCCTGTGCAAAATCACCGAACCAAATATCGAGCTATTGCTACGGGGACCGGTCGTACGGATCGCCTTGAATTGCAGCATATCCCGGTGACTGAAGATTTTCAGGAGGGGGATCTGCTGACCAGTTCGGGGCTGGGGGGCATCTATCCCGAGGGCTACCCGGTGGGGGTGGTTACCCGGGTTATCCATAATTCCGGCGATGCCTTTGCCTCTATTGAAGTTAAGCCTCTTGCTGAAGTGAATAGAAGCCGGGTTGTGCTTCTGGTTTTTCGGGAAGTCTCCGGCCTGATTGAGCCGATCAACGCTGCCCAGACGGATGTTTCAAAGACCAGGGCGGAGAAGAAACCAGATGAGGTGCGGCGATAA
- the mreD gene encoding rod shape-determining protein MreD, producing the protein MVQQANAHWVVWMTLLVGAMFSIMPLPEWLSLVRPAWVPLVVIYWVLALPERFGLLFAFITGLLLDVFQGSLFGLNSLGMTMIAFIVLSLHRRLRLFPVWQQAFMVFLMVGFYQLLLLWVRSAAGNTIPSVWYLLPSLSSALIWPWVMSGLRFLRRYFRVV; encoded by the coding sequence ATGGTTCAGCAGGCTAATGCCCACTGGGTGGTGTGGATGACCCTGCTGGTGGGGGCAATGTTCAGTATTATGCCATTGCCTGAATGGTTATCACTGGTTCGCCCGGCATGGGTTCCGCTGGTGGTTATCTACTGGGTTCTGGCATTGCCGGAGCGGTTTGGTTTGCTGTTTGCCTTTATCACTGGTTTGCTGCTGGATGTGTTTCAGGGAAGTCTGTTTGGGTTGAACTCCCTGGGGATGACCATGATTGCTTTTATTGTGCTCAGCCTGCATCGGCGGCTCAGGTTATTTCCTGTCTGGCAACAGGCCTTCATGGTGTTCCTGATGGTAGGTTTTTATCAACTGCTGCTACTGTGGGTTCGCAGTGCTGCTGGGAATACGATTCCCTCTGTCTGGTATTTGCTGCCTTCATTATCCAGTGCGCTTATCTGGCCGTGGGTTATGTCCGGGCTGCGTTTTTTGAGGCGCTATTTTCGGGTGGTCTAG
- a CDS encoding Maf family protein — MIYLASQSPRRAELLQQIGVSFHQLACEIDETPFHVEAPAEYVLRMAREKAAAGWQALVTRDSAKIPMLAADTTVVCNDQILGKPQNANDARRMLRMLSGKTHQVMTAVAVTDGSQLKTELSVTDVVFNDLPDSLVDDYIASGEPMDKAGAYGIQGYGAVLVASLSGSYSGVVGLPLMETARLLSDFNVPFWQAC, encoded by the coding sequence ATGATCTATCTGGCTTCTCAATCCCCGCGTCGAGCTGAGCTGTTACAGCAAATCGGTGTTTCCTTTCATCAACTGGCCTGTGAAATTGATGAAACCCCATTCCACGTTGAGGCTCCAGCAGAGTACGTGCTGCGCATGGCCCGGGAAAAGGCAGCGGCAGGCTGGCAGGCATTAGTAACCCGGGATTCTGCCAAAATACCTATGTTGGCAGCAGATACAACGGTGGTCTGTAATGATCAAATTCTCGGCAAGCCTCAGAATGCAAACGATGCTCGTCGTATGTTGAGGATGCTGTCCGGCAAGACTCATCAGGTGATGACCGCAGTAGCGGTGACCGATGGCAGTCAGCTGAAAACTGAGTTGTCTGTTACGGATGTGGTGTTTAATGACCTGCCTGATTCGTTGGTTGATGATTATATTGCCTCCGGGGAGCCGATGGATAAAGCAGGTGCCTACGGTATTCAAGGCTACGGTGCCGTTTTGGTAGCGAGCCTGTCAGGCAGCTACTCTGGCGTTGTCGGGTTGCCGCTTATGGAGACTGCACGACTTCTGTCAGATTTTAATGTGCCATTCTGGCAAGCGTGCTGA